A single region of the Acinetobacter sp. WCHA45 genome encodes:
- a CDS encoding alkene reductase has translation MAGLNSALQVGDFTIKNRLVLSPLTRARSGVERIPNDLMVEYYQQRANAGLIITEATVISPKAAGYANTPGLWSQEQAQAWNKIVEAVHAQGSKIVVQLWHVGRISHPDLLDGDTPVAPSAIRPAGEVSLLRPKRAYVTPRALSHEEIQEIVAQYKHAAELAKAAGFDGVELHAANGYLIDQFLQSSTNIRDDEYGGSIENRARLLLQIVDAFIEVWGAGRVGVHLAPRGDSHDMGDDNPLATFGYVVEQLDQRNVAFIFTREYEAEDSLLPKLRPKFKGVWIANEKLTPASAKQILKTEQADAVAFGLAYIANPDLLERLEHDLPLNQVQFDTLYGAGAEGYTDYPTFE, from the coding sequence ATGGCTGGACTAAATTCTGCGTTACAAGTGGGTGATTTTACGATTAAAAACCGTTTGGTTTTATCACCTTTGACGAGAGCTCGTAGTGGTGTTGAGCGTATTCCAAACGATTTAATGGTGGAATACTATCAACAACGTGCCAATGCGGGCTTAATTATCACTGAAGCGACGGTGATTAGTCCGAAAGCTGCTGGCTACGCCAATACGCCAGGCTTATGGTCACAAGAACAAGCTCAAGCGTGGAACAAAATTGTTGAAGCAGTGCATGCGCAAGGTTCAAAGATTGTGGTTCAGCTATGGCATGTCGGTCGTATTTCGCACCCTGATTTATTGGACGGTGATACGCCTGTAGCACCTAGTGCCATTCGACCCGCAGGTGAGGTCAGCTTACTGCGTCCGAAACGTGCTTATGTGACCCCTCGTGCTTTATCGCATGAAGAAATCCAAGAAATCGTCGCACAATATAAACATGCGGCTGAGTTAGCGAAAGCAGCAGGTTTTGATGGTGTTGAGTTGCATGCAGCCAATGGTTACCTGATCGATCAGTTCCTGCAAAGTAGCACCAATATTCGTGATGATGAGTATGGTGGTTCAATTGAAAACCGCGCGCGCTTGTTGTTGCAAATTGTGGATGCCTTTATTGAGGTATGGGGTGCAGGTCGGGTGGGTGTGCATTTGGCACCGCGTGGTGATTCACATGACATGGGTGATGATAATCCACTCGCGACTTTTGGTTATGTGGTTGAACAACTGGATCAGCGCAATGTGGCCTTTATCTTTACCCGTGAATATGAAGCAGAAGACAGCTTATTGCCAAAACTCCGCCCTAAATTCAAAGGGGTGTGGATTGCTAACGAGAAATTAACACCAGCTTCAGCAAAACAAATTTTAAAAACTGAGCAAGCAGATGCCGTGGCATTTGGATTAGCTTATATTGCCAATCCAGATCTATTAGAACGTTTGGAACATGATTTGCCTTTAAATCAGGTTCAATTTGATACTTTATATGGTGCAGGTGCAGAAGGTTATACCGATTATCCTACCTTTGAATAG
- the prfB gene encoding peptide chain release factor 2 (programmed frameshift), which yields MEINPYLVQLKDLSDRSQTLRGYLDYDLKAERLEEVLRELEDPTIWNDQSRAQAIAKEKGSLENTLGVFDRLAEQLDDAKAMLDLAVEADDETLLEDVQAELDSAEQALGNLEFRRMFSNPMDPNPCFLEIQSGSGGTEAQDWASMLLRMYLRWIERHGFKAELMEVSDGDVAGIKSATIRVDGEFAYGWLRTESGVHRLVRKSPFDSNNNRHTSFSAVFISPEIDDNIEIDINPSDVRTDTYRASGAGGQHINKTDSAVRLTHAPTGIVVACQNQRSQHANRDHAWKQLRAKLYELEMSKRNEAAQALEDSKSDIGWGSQIRSYVLDDSRIKDLRTGIENSNTKAVLDGDLDKFIEASLKQGL from the exons GTGGAAATTAATCCGTACTTAGTCCAATTGAAAGATTTATCTGATCGTAGCCAAACACTACGGGGGTATCTT GACTACGATCTAAAGGCTGAGCGTTTAGAAGAAGTTTTAAGAGAACTAGAAGACCCAACGATTTGGAATGATCAGAGTCGTGCGCAAGCGATTGCGAAAGAAAAGGGCAGTTTAGAAAATACTTTAGGTGTATTTGATCGTCTTGCAGAGCAGCTAGATGATGCTAAAGCGATGCTTGATTTGGCTGTAGAAGCTGATGATGAAACTTTACTAGAAGATGTTCAGGCTGAACTTGATAGTGCTGAACAGGCTTTAGGTAACTTAGAATTCCGCCGCATGTTTAGTAATCCAATGGATCCAAATCCCTGTTTCCTTGAAATCCAATCAGGTTCTGGTGGTACGGAAGCACAAGACTGGGCATCGATGTTACTGCGGATGTATCTGCGTTGGATCGAACGTCATGGCTTTAAAGCTGAATTGATGGAAGTGTCTGACGGCGATGTAGCGGGAATTAAATCCGCAACCATCCGTGTCGATGGCGAGTTTGCTTATGGCTGGTTACGTACCGAAAGTGGCGTACACCGTTTAGTGCGTAAGTCACCATTTGACAGTAATAACAACCGTCATACCTCATTCTCGGCAGTATTTATCTCACCTGAGATTGATGACAATATCGAAATTGATATTAATCCATCGGATGTCCGTACCGATACTTACCGTGCTTCGGGTGCGGGTGGTCAGCACATTAACAAAACCGATTCGGCAGTTCGTCTCACTCACGCACCAACAGGTATCGTGGTGGCATGTCAGAACCAACGTTCACAGCATGCGAACCGTGACCATGCATGGAAACAGTTACGTGCCAAACTCTATGAGTTAGAGATGAGCAAACGTAATGAAGCAGCTCAAGCATTGGAAGACTCGAAGTCAGATATTGGTTGGGGCAGTCAGATTCGTTCTTATGTCCTAGATGATTCACGTATTAAAGATTTGCGTACAGGGATTGAAAATTCAAACACCAAAGCCGTGCTTGATGGTGATTTGGATAAGTTCATTGAAGCAAGTTTAAAGCAAGGTCTATAA
- a CDS encoding ArsR/SmtB family transcription factor, producing MDIDIISKALANPLRRQILQWLKQPEQFLPVQECGGSFERGVCAGHIERLGKVAQSTMSNHLSVLQQAGLIQVEKYGQWSYFTRNEALIQQYIEHLKQTL from the coding sequence ATGGATATTGACATTATTAGCAAAGCCTTAGCCAATCCATTACGCCGACAGATTTTGCAGTGGCTGAAACAGCCTGAGCAATTTTTACCGGTGCAGGAATGTGGTGGCAGTTTTGAACGAGGCGTATGTGCGGGTCATATTGAACGTCTAGGCAAAGTTGCACAATCAACCATGTCAAATCATTTGTCTGTGTTACAGCAGGCAGGTTTGATTCAGGTTGAGAAATATGGGCAGTGGTCCTATTTCACCAGAAATGAAGCTTTGATTCAGCAATATATCGAACATTTAAAACAAACACTTTAA